One genomic region from Macaca mulatta isolate MMU2019108-1 chromosome 20, T2T-MMU8v2.0, whole genome shotgun sequence encodes:
- the RNF40 gene encoding E3 ubiquitin-protein ligase BRE1B isoform X9, producing the protein MSGLGNKRAAGDGGSGPPEKKLSREEKTTTTLIEPIRLGGISSTEEMDLKVLQFKNKKLAERLEQRQACEDELRERIEKLEKRQATDDATLLIVNRYWAQLDETVEALLRCHEGQGELSSAPEAPGTQEGPTCDGTPLPEPGTSELREPLPLQLRPPLSEPALAFVVALGASSSEEVELELQGRMEFSKAAVSHVVEASDRLQRRVEELCQRVYSRGDSEPLSEVARARTRELGRENRRLQDLATQLQEKHHRISLEYSELQDKVTSAETKVLEMETTVEDLQWDIEKLRKREQKLNKHLAEALEQLNSGYYVSGSSSGFQGGQITLSMQKFEMLNAELEENQELANSRMAELEKLQAELQGAVRTNERLKVALRSLPEEVVRETGEYRMLQAQFSLLYNESLQVKTQLDEARGLLLATKNSHLRHIEHMESDELGLQKKLRTEVIQLEDTLAQVRKEYEMLRIEFEQNLAANEQAGPINREMRHLISSLQNHNHQLKGDAQRYKRKLREVQAEIGKLRAQTSGSTHSTPNLGHPEDSGLSAPAPGKEEGGPGPVSTPDNRKEMAPVPGTTTTTTSVKKEELVPSEEDVQGLTLGAQGPSSRGREPEARPKRELREREGPGLGPPPVASALSRADREKAKVEEAKRKESELLKGLRAELKKAQESQKEMKLLLDMYKSAPKEQRDKVQLMAAERKAKAEVDELRSRIRELEERDRRESKKIADEDALRRIRQAEEQIEHLQRKLGATKQEEEALLSEMDVTGQAFEDMQEQNGRLLQQLREKDDANFKLMSERIKANQIHKLLREEKDELGEQVLGLKSQVDAQLLTVQKLEEKERALQGSLGGVEKELTLRSQALELNKRKAVEAAQLAEDLKVQLEHVQTRLREIQPCLAESRAAREKESFNLKRAQVRAG; encoded by the exons ATGTCTGGGCTAGGCAACAAACGCGCCGCCGGCGACGGGGGCTCAGGGCCCCCGGAGAAGAAGCTGAGTCGTGAGGAGAAGACCACCACCACTCTTATCGAGCCCATTCGTCTTGGAGGCATCTCTTCCACG GAGGAGATGGACCTGAAGGTACTACAGTTCAAGAACAAAAAACTGGCAGAGCGGCTGGAACAACGGCAGGCTTGTGAAGATGAACTCCGAGAACGAATTGAGAAGTTGGAGAAGCGGCAGGCCACAGATGATGCCACACTCCTCATCGTCAATCGCTACTGGGCCCAG CTGGATGAAACTGTGGAAGCCCTTCTCCGATGCcatgagggccagggggagctgtcTTCAGCGCCTGAAGCACCTGGGACCCAGGAGGGGCCCACATGTGATGGGACTCCTCTCCCAGAGCCGGGGACATCAGAGCTGAGGG AGCCCTTGCCATTGCAGCTGCGGCCCCCTCTCAGTGAGCCGGCCTTGGCTTTTGTGGTGGCACTGGGTGCCAGCAGCAGTGAGGAGGTGGAGCTGGAGCTGCAAGGCCGAATGGAGTTCTCTAAGGCAGCTGTGTCTCATGTGGTAGAGGCCTCAGACCGCCTACAGCGCCGGGTGGAGGAACTCTGTCAGCGAGTGTATAGCCGAG GGGACAGTGAGCCCCTCAGTGAGGTGGCTCGGGCACGCACCCGAGAGCTGGGCCGTGAGAACCGGCGACTGCAGGACTTGGCCACCCAGCTGCAGGAGAAACACCACCGCATCTCATTGGAG TACTCCGAGCTCCAGGATAAAGTGACGTCGGCAGAGACCAAGGTGTTGGAGATGGAGACAACAGTGGAGGACTTGCAGTGGGACATTGAGAAGCTGCGGAAGCGAGAGCAAAAGCTCAATAAGCACCTGGCAGAGGCCTTAGAGCAG CTGAACTCTGGCTACTATGTGTCTGGGAGCTCCTCAGGCTTCCAGGGGGGCCAGATCACACTCAGCATGCAGAAG TTTGAGATGCTGAATGCAGAGTTGGAGGAAAACCAGGAATTGGCCAACAGCCGCATGGCAGAGCTGGAGAAACTGCAGGCTGAACTTCAGGGGGCTGTGCGGACCAATGAGCGCCTCAAG GTGGCCTTGCGGAGCCTTCCCGAGGAGGTAGTGCGGGAGACAGGGGAGTACCGCATGCTGCAGGCCCAGTTCTCACTGCTCTACAACGAGTCTCTGCAAGTGAAGACCCAGCTGGACGAGGCTCGGGGCCTGCTGCTGGCCACCAAAAACTCCCATCTGCGACATATAGAGCACATGGAG AGCGACGAGCTGGGGCTGCAGAAGAAGCTGCGCACAGAGGTCATTCAGCTGGAGGACACGCTGGCCCAGGTACGCAAGGAGTACGAGATGCTGCGCATCGAGTTTGAGCAGAATCTGGCGGCCAACGAGCAGGCGG GGCCCATCAACCGTGAGATGCGCCACCTGATTAGTAGTCTTCAAAACCACAACCACCAGCTAAAAGGGGACGCCCAGCGATACAAGCGGAAGCTTCGAGAAGTACAAGCTGAGATTGGCAAG CTCCGGGCCCAGACCAGTGGCTCTACCCACTCCACCCCCAACCTGGGCCACCCAGAGGACTCTGGCCTCAGTGCCCCAGCCCCAGGGAAAGAGGAGGGTGGGCCAGGCCCTGTCAGTACCCCCGACAACAGAAAGGAAATGGCTCCAGTGCCTGGCACCACCACTACTACCACTTCAGTGAAGAAGGAGGAGCTGGTCCCCTCTGAAGAGGATGTCCAGGGCTTAACCCTTGGGGCCCAGGGCCCTTCCTCCCGGGGCCGAGAACCCGAGGCCAGGCCCAAGCGGGAGCTTCGGGAACGAGAAGGTCCTGGCTTGGGTCCTCCACCTGTAGCCTCCGCTCTCTCAAGGGCCGATCGGgagaaggccaaggtggaagaagCCAAGAGGAAGGAATCAGAACTCCTCAAGGGTCTCCGAGCAGAGCTCAA GAAGGCCCAGGAGAGCCAGAAGGAGATGAAACTGCTGCTGGATATGTACAAGTCAGCACCTAAGGAACAGCGGGATAAGGTGCAGCTCATGGCAGCAGAACGCAAGGCCAAGGCCGAG GTTGATGAGCTGCGGAGCCGCATCCGGGAATTGGAGGAGAGGGATCGAAGGGAGAGCAAGAAGATCGCGGATGAGGATGCCCTGCGGCGCATTCGGCAGGCAGAGGAGCAGATAGAACACCTGCAGCGCAAGCTGGGTGCCACCAAGCAG gaggaggaggctcTGCTCTCAGAGATGGATGTGACAGGTCAGGCTTTTGAGGACATGCAGGAACAGAATGGGCGGCTGCTACAGCAGTTGCGGGAAAAGGACGATGCCAACTTTAAGCTGATGTCAGAGCGGATCAAGGCCAATCAGATTCACAAGCTGCTGCGGGAGGAGAAGGATGAGTTGGGCGAGCAGGTCCTTGGCCTCAAGTCCCAG GTGGATGCCCAGCTGCTGACTGTGCAGAAGCTGGAGGAGAAGGAGCGGGCCTTGCAGGGCAGCCTTGGGGGTGTGGAGAAGGAGCTGACGCTGCGCAGCCAAGCCCTGGAGCTCAACAAGCGGAAG GCTGTAGAAGCCGCCCAGCTGGCCGAGGACCTGAAGGTGCAGCTGGAGCATGTGCAGACTCGGCTGCGGGAGATCCAGCCCTGCCTGGCAGAGAGCCGGGCTGCTCGTGAGAAAGAGAGTTTCAACCTCAAGAGGGCTCAGGTGCGTGCAGGGTGA
- the RNF40 gene encoding E3 ubiquitin-protein ligase BRE1B isoform X2, with protein sequence MSGLGNKRAAGDGGSGPPEKKLSREEKTTTTLIEPIRLGGISSTEEMDLKVLQFKNKKLAERLEQRQACEDELRERIEKLEKRQATDDATLLIVNRYWAQLDETVEALLRCHEGQGELSSAPEAPGTQEGPTCDGTPLPEPGTSELREPLPLQLRPPLSEPALAFVVALGASSSEEVELELQGRMEFSKAAVSHVVEASDRLQRRVEELCQRVYSRGDSEPLSEVARARTRELGRENRRLQDLATQLQEKHHRISLEYSELQDKVTSAETKVLEMETTVEDLQWDIEKLRKREQKLNKHLAEALEQLNSGYYVSGSSSGFQGGQITLSMQKFEMLNAELEENQELANSRMAELEKLQAELQGAVRTNERLKVALRSLPEEVVRETGEYRMLQAQFSLLYNESLQVKTQLDEARGLLLATKNSHLRHIEHMESDELGLQKKLRTEVIQLEDTLAQVRKEYEMLRIEFEQNLAANEQAGPINREMRHLISSLQNHNHQLKGDAQRYKRKLREVQAEIGKLRAQTSGSTHSTPNLGHPEDSGLSAPAPGKEEGGPGPVSTPDNRKEMAPVPGTTTTTTSVKKEELVPSEEDVQGLTLGAQGPSSRGREPEARPKRELREREGPGLGPPPVASALSRADREKAKVEEAKRKESELLKGLRAELKKAQESQKEMKLLLDMYKSAPKEQRDKVQLMAAERKAKAEVDELRSRIRELEERDRRESKKIADEDALRRIRQAEEQIEHLQRKLGATKQEEEALLSEMDVTGQAFEDMQEQNGRLLQQLREKDDANFKLMSERIKANQIHKLLREEKDELGEQVLGLKSQVDAQLLTVQKLEEKERALQGSLGGVEKELTLRSQALELNKRKAVEAAQLAEDLKVQLEHVQTRLREIQPCLAESRAAREKESFNLKRAQDISRLRRKLEKQRKVEVYADADEILQEEIKEYKARLTCPCCNTRKKDAVLTKCFHVFCFECVRGRYEARQRKCPKCNAAFGAHDFHRIYIS encoded by the exons ATGTCTGGGCTAGGCAACAAACGCGCCGCCGGCGACGGGGGCTCAGGGCCCCCGGAGAAGAAGCTGAGTCGTGAGGAGAAGACCACCACCACTCTTATCGAGCCCATTCGTCTTGGAGGCATCTCTTCCACG GAGGAGATGGACCTGAAGGTACTACAGTTCAAGAACAAAAAACTGGCAGAGCGGCTGGAACAACGGCAGGCTTGTGAAGATGAACTCCGAGAACGAATTGAGAAGTTGGAGAAGCGGCAGGCCACAGATGATGCCACACTCCTCATCGTCAATCGCTACTGGGCCCAG CTGGATGAAACTGTGGAAGCCCTTCTCCGATGCcatgagggccagggggagctgtcTTCAGCGCCTGAAGCACCTGGGACCCAGGAGGGGCCCACATGTGATGGGACTCCTCTCCCAGAGCCGGGGACATCAGAGCTGAGGG AGCCCTTGCCATTGCAGCTGCGGCCCCCTCTCAGTGAGCCGGCCTTGGCTTTTGTGGTGGCACTGGGTGCCAGCAGCAGTGAGGAGGTGGAGCTGGAGCTGCAAGGCCGAATGGAGTTCTCTAAGGCAGCTGTGTCTCATGTGGTAGAGGCCTCAGACCGCCTACAGCGCCGGGTGGAGGAACTCTGTCAGCGAGTGTATAGCCGAG GGGACAGTGAGCCCCTCAGTGAGGTGGCTCGGGCACGCACCCGAGAGCTGGGCCGTGAGAACCGGCGACTGCAGGACTTGGCCACCCAGCTGCAGGAGAAACACCACCGCATCTCATTGGAG TACTCCGAGCTCCAGGATAAAGTGACGTCGGCAGAGACCAAGGTGTTGGAGATGGAGACAACAGTGGAGGACTTGCAGTGGGACATTGAGAAGCTGCGGAAGCGAGAGCAAAAGCTCAATAAGCACCTGGCAGAGGCCTTAGAGCAG CTGAACTCTGGCTACTATGTGTCTGGGAGCTCCTCAGGCTTCCAGGGGGGCCAGATCACACTCAGCATGCAGAAG TTTGAGATGCTGAATGCAGAGTTGGAGGAAAACCAGGAATTGGCCAACAGCCGCATGGCAGAGCTGGAGAAACTGCAGGCTGAACTTCAGGGGGCTGTGCGGACCAATGAGCGCCTCAAG GTGGCCTTGCGGAGCCTTCCCGAGGAGGTAGTGCGGGAGACAGGGGAGTACCGCATGCTGCAGGCCCAGTTCTCACTGCTCTACAACGAGTCTCTGCAAGTGAAGACCCAGCTGGACGAGGCTCGGGGCCTGCTGCTGGCCACCAAAAACTCCCATCTGCGACATATAGAGCACATGGAG AGCGACGAGCTGGGGCTGCAGAAGAAGCTGCGCACAGAGGTCATTCAGCTGGAGGACACGCTGGCCCAGGTACGCAAGGAGTACGAGATGCTGCGCATCGAGTTTGAGCAGAATCTGGCGGCCAACGAGCAGGCGG GGCCCATCAACCGTGAGATGCGCCACCTGATTAGTAGTCTTCAAAACCACAACCACCAGCTAAAAGGGGACGCCCAGCGATACAAGCGGAAGCTTCGAGAAGTACAAGCTGAGATTGGCAAG CTCCGGGCCCAGACCAGTGGCTCTACCCACTCCACCCCCAACCTGGGCCACCCAGAGGACTCTGGCCTCAGTGCCCCAGCCCCAGGGAAAGAGGAGGGTGGGCCAGGCCCTGTCAGTACCCCCGACAACAGAAAGGAAATGGCTCCAGTGCCTGGCACCACCACTACTACCACTTCAGTGAAGAAGGAGGAGCTGGTCCCCTCTGAAGAGGATGTCCAGGGCTTAACCCTTGGGGCCCAGGGCCCTTCCTCCCGGGGCCGAGAACCCGAGGCCAGGCCCAAGCGGGAGCTTCGGGAACGAGAAGGTCCTGGCTTGGGTCCTCCACCTGTAGCCTCCGCTCTCTCAAGGGCCGATCGGgagaaggccaaggtggaagaagCCAAGAGGAAGGAATCAGAACTCCTCAAGGGTCTCCGAGCAGAGCTCAA GAAGGCCCAGGAGAGCCAGAAGGAGATGAAACTGCTGCTGGATATGTACAAGTCAGCACCTAAGGAACAGCGGGATAAGGTGCAGCTCATGGCAGCAGAACGCAAGGCCAAGGCCGAG GTTGATGAGCTGCGGAGCCGCATCCGGGAATTGGAGGAGAGGGATCGAAGGGAGAGCAAGAAGATCGCGGATGAGGATGCCCTGCGGCGCATTCGGCAGGCAGAGGAGCAGATAGAACACCTGCAGCGCAAGCTGGGTGCCACCAAGCAG gaggaggaggctcTGCTCTCAGAGATGGATGTGACAGGTCAGGCTTTTGAGGACATGCAGGAACAGAATGGGCGGCTGCTACAGCAGTTGCGGGAAAAGGACGATGCCAACTTTAAGCTGATGTCAGAGCGGATCAAGGCCAATCAGATTCACAAGCTGCTGCGGGAGGAGAAGGATGAGTTGGGCGAGCAGGTCCTTGGCCTCAAGTCCCAG GTGGATGCCCAGCTGCTGACTGTGCAGAAGCTGGAGGAGAAGGAGCGGGCCTTGCAGGGCAGCCTTGGGGGTGTGGAGAAGGAGCTGACGCTGCGCAGCCAAGCCCTGGAGCTCAACAAGCGGAAG GCTGTAGAAGCCGCCCAGCTGGCCGAGGACCTGAAGGTGCAGCTGGAGCATGTGCAGACTCGGCTGCGGGAGATCCAGCCCTGCCTGGCAGAGAGCCGGGCTGCTCGTGAGAAAGAGAGTTTCAACCTCAAGAGGGCTCAG GACATCTCACGGCTGCGGCGCAAGCTGGAAAAGCAGAGGAAGGTGGAGGTCTATGCGGATGCTGACGAAATCCTCCAGGAGGAGATCAAGGAGTATAAG GCGCGGTTGACCTGCCCCTGCTGTAATACCCGCAAGAAGGATGCAGTCCTTACCAAGTGCTTCCACGTTTTCTGCTTCGAGTGCGTGCGGGGCCGCTATGAGGCCCGCCAGAGGAAGTGCCCCAAGTGCAACGCGGCCTTTGGTGCCCACGACTTCCATCGTATCTACATCAGCTGA
- the RNF40 gene encoding E3 ubiquitin-protein ligase BRE1B isoform X7, protein MSGLGNKRAAGDGGSGPPEKKLSREEKTTTTLIEPIRLGGISSTEEMDLKVLQFKNKKLAERLEQRQACEDELRERIEKLEKRQATDDATLLIVNRYWAQLDETVEALLRCHEGQGELSSAPEAPGTQEGPTCDGTPLPEPGTSELREPLPLQLRPPLSEPALAFVVALGASSSEEVELELQGRMEFSKAAVSHVVEASDRLQRRVEELCQRVYSRGDSEPLSEVARARTRELGRENRRLQDLATQLQEKHHRISLEYSELQDKVTSAETKVLEMETTVEDLQWDIEKLRKREQKLNKHLAEALEQLNSGYYVSGSSSGFQGGQITLSMQKFEMLNAELEENQELANSRMAELEKLQAELQGAVRTNERLKVALRSLPEEVVRETGEYRMLQAQFSLLYNESLQVKTQLDEARGLLLATKNSHLRHIEHMESDELGLQKKLRTEVIQLEDTLAQVRKEYEMLRIEFEQNLAANEQAGPINREMRHLISSLQNHNHQLKGDAQRYKRKLREVQAEIGKLRAQTSGSTHSTPNLGHPEDSGLSAPAPGKEEGGPGPVSTPDNRKEMAPVPGTTTTTTSVKKEELVPSEEDVQGLTLGAQGPSSRGREPEARPKRELREREGPGLGPPPVASALSRADREKAKVEEAKRKESELLKGLRAELKKAQESQKEMKLLLDMYKSAPKEQRDKVQLMAAERKAKAEVDELRSRIRELEERDRRESKKIADEDALRRIRQAEEQIEHLQRKLGATKQEEEALLSEMDVTGQAFEDMQEQNGRLLQQLREKDDANFKLMSERIKANQIHKLLREEKDELGEQVLGLKSQVDAQLLTVQKLEEKERALQGSLGGVEKELTLRSQALELNKRKAVEAAQLAEDLKVQLEHVQTRLREIQPCLAESRAAREKESFNLKRAQASPTPGGHLTAAAQAGKAEEGGGLCGC, encoded by the exons ATGTCTGGGCTAGGCAACAAACGCGCCGCCGGCGACGGGGGCTCAGGGCCCCCGGAGAAGAAGCTGAGTCGTGAGGAGAAGACCACCACCACTCTTATCGAGCCCATTCGTCTTGGAGGCATCTCTTCCACG GAGGAGATGGACCTGAAGGTACTACAGTTCAAGAACAAAAAACTGGCAGAGCGGCTGGAACAACGGCAGGCTTGTGAAGATGAACTCCGAGAACGAATTGAGAAGTTGGAGAAGCGGCAGGCCACAGATGATGCCACACTCCTCATCGTCAATCGCTACTGGGCCCAG CTGGATGAAACTGTGGAAGCCCTTCTCCGATGCcatgagggccagggggagctgtcTTCAGCGCCTGAAGCACCTGGGACCCAGGAGGGGCCCACATGTGATGGGACTCCTCTCCCAGAGCCGGGGACATCAGAGCTGAGGG AGCCCTTGCCATTGCAGCTGCGGCCCCCTCTCAGTGAGCCGGCCTTGGCTTTTGTGGTGGCACTGGGTGCCAGCAGCAGTGAGGAGGTGGAGCTGGAGCTGCAAGGCCGAATGGAGTTCTCTAAGGCAGCTGTGTCTCATGTGGTAGAGGCCTCAGACCGCCTACAGCGCCGGGTGGAGGAACTCTGTCAGCGAGTGTATAGCCGAG GGGACAGTGAGCCCCTCAGTGAGGTGGCTCGGGCACGCACCCGAGAGCTGGGCCGTGAGAACCGGCGACTGCAGGACTTGGCCACCCAGCTGCAGGAGAAACACCACCGCATCTCATTGGAG TACTCCGAGCTCCAGGATAAAGTGACGTCGGCAGAGACCAAGGTGTTGGAGATGGAGACAACAGTGGAGGACTTGCAGTGGGACATTGAGAAGCTGCGGAAGCGAGAGCAAAAGCTCAATAAGCACCTGGCAGAGGCCTTAGAGCAG CTGAACTCTGGCTACTATGTGTCTGGGAGCTCCTCAGGCTTCCAGGGGGGCCAGATCACACTCAGCATGCAGAAG TTTGAGATGCTGAATGCAGAGTTGGAGGAAAACCAGGAATTGGCCAACAGCCGCATGGCAGAGCTGGAGAAACTGCAGGCTGAACTTCAGGGGGCTGTGCGGACCAATGAGCGCCTCAAG GTGGCCTTGCGGAGCCTTCCCGAGGAGGTAGTGCGGGAGACAGGGGAGTACCGCATGCTGCAGGCCCAGTTCTCACTGCTCTACAACGAGTCTCTGCAAGTGAAGACCCAGCTGGACGAGGCTCGGGGCCTGCTGCTGGCCACCAAAAACTCCCATCTGCGACATATAGAGCACATGGAG AGCGACGAGCTGGGGCTGCAGAAGAAGCTGCGCACAGAGGTCATTCAGCTGGAGGACACGCTGGCCCAGGTACGCAAGGAGTACGAGATGCTGCGCATCGAGTTTGAGCAGAATCTGGCGGCCAACGAGCAGGCGG GGCCCATCAACCGTGAGATGCGCCACCTGATTAGTAGTCTTCAAAACCACAACCACCAGCTAAAAGGGGACGCCCAGCGATACAAGCGGAAGCTTCGAGAAGTACAAGCTGAGATTGGCAAG CTCCGGGCCCAGACCAGTGGCTCTACCCACTCCACCCCCAACCTGGGCCACCCAGAGGACTCTGGCCTCAGTGCCCCAGCCCCAGGGAAAGAGGAGGGTGGGCCAGGCCCTGTCAGTACCCCCGACAACAGAAAGGAAATGGCTCCAGTGCCTGGCACCACCACTACTACCACTTCAGTGAAGAAGGAGGAGCTGGTCCCCTCTGAAGAGGATGTCCAGGGCTTAACCCTTGGGGCCCAGGGCCCTTCCTCCCGGGGCCGAGAACCCGAGGCCAGGCCCAAGCGGGAGCTTCGGGAACGAGAAGGTCCTGGCTTGGGTCCTCCACCTGTAGCCTCCGCTCTCTCAAGGGCCGATCGGgagaaggccaaggtggaagaagCCAAGAGGAAGGAATCAGAACTCCTCAAGGGTCTCCGAGCAGAGCTCAA GAAGGCCCAGGAGAGCCAGAAGGAGATGAAACTGCTGCTGGATATGTACAAGTCAGCACCTAAGGAACAGCGGGATAAGGTGCAGCTCATGGCAGCAGAACGCAAGGCCAAGGCCGAG GTTGATGAGCTGCGGAGCCGCATCCGGGAATTGGAGGAGAGGGATCGAAGGGAGAGCAAGAAGATCGCGGATGAGGATGCCCTGCGGCGCATTCGGCAGGCAGAGGAGCAGATAGAACACCTGCAGCGCAAGCTGGGTGCCACCAAGCAG gaggaggaggctcTGCTCTCAGAGATGGATGTGACAGGTCAGGCTTTTGAGGACATGCAGGAACAGAATGGGCGGCTGCTACAGCAGTTGCGGGAAAAGGACGATGCCAACTTTAAGCTGATGTCAGAGCGGATCAAGGCCAATCAGATTCACAAGCTGCTGCGGGAGGAGAAGGATGAGTTGGGCGAGCAGGTCCTTGGCCTCAAGTCCCAG GTGGATGCCCAGCTGCTGACTGTGCAGAAGCTGGAGGAGAAGGAGCGGGCCTTGCAGGGCAGCCTTGGGGGTGTGGAGAAGGAGCTGACGCTGCGCAGCCAAGCCCTGGAGCTCAACAAGCGGAAG GCTGTAGAAGCCGCCCAGCTGGCCGAGGACCTGAAGGTGCAGCTGGAGCATGTGCAGACTCGGCTGCGGGAGATCCAGCCCTGCCTGGCAGAGAGCCGGGCTGCTCGTGAGAAAGAGAGTTTCAACCTCAAGAGGGCTCAG GCCTCTCCTACCCCAGGAGGACATCTCACGGCTGCGGCGCAAGCTGGAAAAGCAGAGGAAGGTGGAGGTCTATGCGGATGCTGA